The genomic DNA TTGAAATCTAATAAAGTGTTTCTTGCTATTGGAAAAGGATATTAAACCTTCGCATTTTTATCTGCTATAATATTAGAAACATTATAACCAGCAAATTTTTTTAAATAAGATTGAATACTTGCGCCATAGGCATCAGAAAAACGTTGAGAGCCATAACTTCTTAAAAACTTCTTTACGTTTCCTGCACCACTTAAATGAGCAGCAGCTAAAATACCTGATTCGGTAATTTTAATACCATTCATTGTTTTACCAACAGAACGTTGTATGTCTTTTCTTAAAATCCATTTATTTACTTTACATAAAGCTACAAATGCATTTTCTTGTAATTCTGGGTTTCTTAAAAATTCTTGTGTATTGTAAATATTAAATCGGTGTAAAGTAGTACGACCAAATTGATATTTTCCTAAATATCCTAATGTATTTACAGTTGCATATTTTCCTTGAGATTCTTTAAAGGCAACTGCCTCTTTAAAAGCAACAAAATCTCTTTTCAAATAAAAAATATCATTTCCTATAGATTTAGGAAAACTTAATTTAGTTAACGCTATTGTTTCTGAATCAGAGACATTTTTTTTATCAATAGATGTTGCATTGATAAAAAGGAGAACTACACTGAATAAAATGATTTTATTTTTGATAAAATATATATTTCTGTTTTGCGGGTGCAAAGCTACAATATAATTTAAAAGTAATTGATTCTCAATATGTTAAATTTTACTAAAAATACAAATAATGAAATTTTAATTGACCTTTCGTGTTAATTTCCAGCGTTGGAGAAGGAATCTTTATGAAATTAACAACAGAAAAGACAGATTGTAAGAGTTTCGATTTTGTGTTAATTTTTGTCAAATCTAGATCTAAACTCAAATAAAACTGTCTGTAAGGATCTTGTGGCATTGAGTTGGTTGTTTTTGTTTCGCCATATAGCATTCCTTCAGCACCATAACCAAAAGCTACATTTAACCATTTAGGGAAGTCACTTTCCTTGTGAAAAGACCAGATATTAGCAGAAAGCCAATATGTCTGTCCGTTGTAATCTTTTAAAGACTGTTGTAAAAAATTCTCTCCTAATGTACTTGGTCTTTGTTTTGCGTAATTAGTTTGATGAAAAGAGTATTTAACGGTAACTCTTTGTTCGTTCCATAATAATTCTTGACCAACCAATAAGCCAGTTCCTGCAGCATTTGCTAAAATATCACCAGAAGAAGCACCCCATTCTTCAGAAAAACCATCTAAAATTTCTACAGCAGTCAGAAAAGTGAAACCTAAAGTAGCACCATAAATAAGTTGATTTTTCTTAGAAATTCCTGTCCAATCTAAAACTTCCATTCCTACTTTACCTAGATAATAGGAAGTCATAAAATGTCCAGCTTTATCCATTTGCTTCCAATCGTTATTATCATTTTTAAAATGAAAACTAGAATGAGGGTAATCTTTATACCAAAGTTGGTTTAACGCTAATAAGGTTCCGCTAGTTAAAACACTTTCAGTAATTATTACTGTATTTCTTCTTTTGCTATTTAAAGTATCCGATTTTTTTAAAAAGGATGCTTCTTGGGCACTAGAAAATGTGGTAAATAGAAGTAATATAGAAAAAAATGCTATGTTATTTTTTTTCAAAACAATTTTTCAAGTTTAAAAAAGACTAAAAATTAACTATCTATTTACACCTTGTGTATTCAACCATCGTTGATATTTTGCTGCGTTTCTATTATGTTGTGTTAATGTTTTTGCAAATTCATGATATCCAATTTTATCAATACTCGCACACATATAAAAGTAGTTGTGTTTAGTTGCATTTAAAACACCATCAATTGCAGAAATATCTGGCATTGAAATTAAAGTAGGAGGTAGTCCTTTGTTTTTATAGGTATTGTAAGGAGAATTTATTTCTAAATCTACTGTTAAAACTCTTTTTACAACATAATCTTGCCCTTTTATTTCTTTTACACAATAGATTATTGTTGGATCTGCTTGTAGTGGCCAACCATCATTAAGACGATTCAAATACAAACCAGCAACAATTGGTCTTTCAGAATTTTGTGCTGTTTCTTTTTGAACAATAGAAGCTAAAGTAATAACTTCACTTTTTGTAAGATTTAATTTCTTTGCTTTCTGCAATCTATTTTCATTCCAAAACCTTTT from Polaribacter sp. ALD11 includes the following:
- a CDS encoding DUF2279 domain-containing protein, with amino-acid sequence MKKNNIAFFSILLLFTTFSSAQEASFLKKSDTLNSKRRNTVIITESVLTSGTLLALNQLWYKDYPHSSFHFKNDNNDWKQMDKAGHFMTSYYLGKVGMEVLDWTGISKKNQLIYGATLGFTFLTAVEILDGFSEEWGASSGDILANAAGTGLLVGQELLWNEQRVTVKYSFHQTNYAKQRPSTLGENFLQQSLKDYNGQTYWLSANIWSFHKESDFPKWLNVAFGYGAEGMLYGETKTTNSMPQDPYRQFYLSLDLDLTKINTKSKLLQSVFSVVNFIKIPSPTLEINTKGQLKFHYLYF
- a CDS encoding peptidoglycan-binding protein LysM encodes the protein MHPQNRNIYFIKNKIILFSVVLLFINATSIDKKNVSDSETIALTKLSFPKSIGNDIFYLKRDFVAFKEAVAFKESQGKYATVNTLGYLGKYQFGRTTLHRFNIYNTQEFLRNPELQENAFVALCKVNKWILRKDIQRSVGKTMNGIKITESGILAAAHLSGAGNVKKFLRSYGSQRFSDAYGASIQSYLKKFAGYNVSNIIADKNAKV